Proteins found in one Ptychodera flava strain L36383 chromosome 16, AS_Pfla_20210202, whole genome shotgun sequence genomic segment:
- the LOC139114623 gene encoding serine-rich adhesin for platelets-like, whose protein sequence is MDSFDLNQPPAQTYESLPANALHATGIGSNRFVSANVPLNSCPTLPTVQHFMLPFNQEWPAQEDRRILQCCNHQTPQQPYSTFQTQSAYEYPQQQPRGFGQYFQAGEFSKSITNPHIHYFPNQQYGTSSLRPTQNVSEFSTVNNFNQFQSPRGFSQPPFQSGQSHAITTGAVPALEVPTGLQNINDYTCGTSNLYRATRFSSNVSASTGDSPSTLNYYPPIEKAVLPQETNSLRRDSENTARSVRDNTPDSEPNSETTKRSETVTNNSETVNSTASDGTQESSINANDVNASTDGAVSHTDSGDVEITSAREPDDTNNVKKSTDVLNESGCTCIRTPPPITRTLHPPGRISFSAKRVESVDPKTAILQSLRPISCRGIVNQRQESTTPFSRPETNNVQTPVAPGPSVPIPTDDVTASAKTQVNLVSSNSNGEEPETHTNGGSLMLSTAGTSTILPTVSTTVDASISSQATSSICALEPIVVASSDSGPAINFSNGVVTMGALPNFANQSLNQPQAFASATNLATNVTLVQVQSLPIADACFQGNGAPLIATTTSNPQTIPAPIQLQLCGTVVPTNSFQNGNYGNDLVTKTQKPERVRYRVSRKRKNTPTRLLLKRKREEKTSKEQENTDEATNKTPEEKPHELKEVMRKKANERERMRVNKMNSGFDLLRGVLPVIKSSKSKKSSNYSKVDTLRTAIWYINSLQDILNQCDEAGMTSQTLMQQQQNAGTYYQSTSTATPLMMSYGGAPSWFQILPNGNLLPIATTVDGNNNISDVHVVSQ, encoded by the coding sequence ATGGACAGTTTCGACCTCAATCAACCACCTGCCCAAACATATGAGTCTTTGCCTGCTAATGCTCTTCATGCGACAGGTATTGGTAGTAACAGGTTTGTGTCTGCAAACGTGCCGTTAAATTCATGTCCTACGTTGCCAACTGTACAGCACTTTATGTTGCCGTTCAACCAAGAATGGCCAGCCCAGGAAGACCGTCGAATTCTACAGTGCTGCAACCACCAGACACCTCAACAGCCGTACTCTACCTTCCAAACCCAGTCTGCATACGAATATCCTCAGCAGCAACCAAGAGGTTTTGGACAGTACTTTCAAGCGGGGGAATTCAGTAAGTCCATTACCAATCCGCACATTCATTATTTTCCGAACCAACAATACGGAACATCATCGCTGAGACCGACACAAAATGTGAGCGAGTTTTCGACTGTAAATAACTTTAACCAATTCCAATCGCCACGTGGTTTCAGTCAACCTCCATTTCAAAGCGGACAAAGTCATGCCATTACAACGGGTGCTGTACCTGCCCTTGAAGTGCCCACAGGATTACAAAACATCAACGACTACACTTGTGGAACCTCAAACCTCTACAGAGCAACAAGATTTTCATCAAACGTTTCTGCGTCCACAGGTGACTCTCCATCCACCCTGAATTACTATCCGCCCATCGAAAAAGCGGTATTGCCTCAAGAAACAAATTCGCTTCGAAGAGACTCTGAAAACACTGCTAGGAGTGTCAGGGATAATACCCCCGATAGCGAACCAAATAGTGAGACGACAAAACGTTCCGAGACTGTTACGAACAATTCCGAAACTGTCAACTCCACAGCTTCCGATGGCACACAAGAAAGCAGTATAAATGCCAATGATGTCAACGCTTCGACAGATGGAGCTGTGTCCCACACTGACTCAGGGGATGTTGAAATAACAAGCGCCAGGGAACCCGACGACACCAACAACGTCAAAAAGTCGACGGACGTTTTGAATGAAAGTGGATGTACTTGTATCCGCACTCCGCCGCCGATTACCAGAACGCTTCATCCGCCTGGTAGGATTTCATTCTCGGCAAAACGAGTCGAGAGTGTCGACCCAAAGACGGCTATTTTGCAAAGTTTAAGACCAATCTCATGCAGAGGAATTGTTAACCAAAGACAAGAATCGACAACGCCGTTTTCCCGGCCCGAGACAAATAACGTCCAAACTCCGGTGGCTCCAGGTCCTTCAGTTCCCATACCAACGGATGACGTCACAGCAAGCGCTAAAACACAAGTAAATCTGGTGTCTTCGAATAGCAATGGCGAAGAACCTGAAACGCATACTAATGGCGGTTCACTTATGTTATCAACCGCTGGAACATCGACGATTCTACCAACAGTATCGACAACAGTGGACGCATCAATTTCTTCTCAAGCCACAAGTTCTATTTGTGCGTTAGAACCGATTGTGGTCGCTTCATCCGATTCTGGTCCGGCCATAAACTTCTCAAATGGGGTTGTTACAATGGGAGCTCTGCCGAATTTCGCGAACCAGTCGTTGAATCAACCACAAGCCTTCGCGTCGGCGACCAACCTTGCAACAAACGTGACTCTCGTGCAAGTGCAATCCTTGCCCATTGCAGACGCCTGTTTCCAGGGAAACGGTGCGCCACTTATCGCCACAACAACATCAAATCCACAAACCATCCCGGCCCCAATCCAGCTTCAACTCTGTGGGACAGTAGTGCCGACAAACAGTTTCCAAAATGGTAACTATGGTAACGATTTGGTAACCAAAACCCAGAAACCAGAAAGAGTGCGATATAGAGTAAGTAGGAAGAGAAAGAACACGCCAACAAGACTGTTGCTCAAACGGAAACGAGAAGAGAAGACATCAAAAGAACAAGAAAACACCGACGAGGCGACAAACAAAACGCCAGAAGAGAAACCACATGAATTGAAGGAAGTAATGAGGAAGAAAGCCAACGAACGAGAGCGCATGCGTGTTAACAAAATGAACAGTGGCTTCGATTTGCTGCGTGGTGTTTTACCCGTCATCAAATCATCGAAAAGTAAAAAAAGCAGCAATTACAGCAAGGTGGACACTCTCAGAACCGCTATATGGTACATCAATAGCCTGCAGGACATTCTCAATCAATGTGACGAAGCAGGTATGACGTCACAGACACTGATGCAGCAACAGCAGAATGCAG
- the LOC139115026 gene encoding nucleolar protein 58-like produces MGNRVSRESNIFDTIVLQRDEEEKYAELLQKWEALQDHLVAMQERIEKKSKKKRLFFRKRARKEIQRQQEFLDALWNIRDAVVSEMKKNRLVAYDTIQNKETREQIEHERKVLEEAQASLKKKIEKIEKTDAAEKCKEWIKERKASQGEDEVIEREMAERREKITEIRMRSAQKREERAALHNDRSFEDYFAKLKAMAKIE; encoded by the exons ATGGGTAACAGAGTTTCAAGGGAATCTAACATCTTCGATACAATTGTCTTGCAAAG AGACGAAGAGGAGAAGTATGCAGAATTGTTACAGAAGTGGGAAGCCCTGCAAGATCATCTTGTTGCAATGCAGGAGAGGATTGAGAAAAAGAGCAAGAAGAAGAGGCTGTTTTTTAGAAAGAGAGCGAGGAAAGAAATCCAACGCCAGCAGGAATTTCTTGACGCTCTCTGGAACATCAGAGATGCAGTGGTCAGCGAGATGAAGAAAAACCGCTTGGTGGCGTATGACACAATACAAAACAAGGAGACGAGGGAGCAGATAGAACACGAAAGAAAGGTATTAGAAGAGGCACAAGCAAGCCTTAAGAAGAAAATCGAGAAAATTGAAAAGACAGACGCGGCTGAGAAATGCAAGGAATGGATCAAGGAAAGAAAAGCTAGCCAAGGCGAGGATGAGGTCATCGAACGTGAGATGGCCGAACGAAGGGAAAAGATCACTGAGATTAGGATGCGCAGTGCACAGAAAAGGGAAGAGAGAGCTGCCCTCCATAATGATAGGTCATTCGAAGATTACTTCgctaaactaaaagcaatggctAAGATCGAGTGA